The following are encoded in a window of Rhizobium sp. 11515TR genomic DNA:
- a CDS encoding Lrp/AsnC family transcriptional regulator, translated as MDTIERGLDPTDLSIIEILQQDGRISVSELGRRVGLSQPAASERLKRLEERGVIAAYRAVIDPAAVGLGMMAVIRLRTTHEHIRPYLKQFSEMPEIIEVLRLTGEDCFLLKVLVPTPSDLETIVDSIARHGAVTTSLVLRNEPIKAIGRDLIRKAAARSKK; from the coding sequence ATGGATACTATCGAAAGAGGGTTGGATCCGACGGATCTATCGATCATCGAAATCCTGCAACAGGACGGACGAATCTCGGTATCGGAGCTCGGCCGTCGCGTAGGCTTGTCGCAGCCGGCGGCATCGGAGCGGCTGAAGCGGCTGGAGGAGCGTGGCGTAATTGCAGCTTATCGCGCTGTCATAGATCCCGCTGCCGTCGGGCTCGGCATGATGGCGGTCATCCGGCTGCGCACCACGCATGAGCATATCCGGCCGTATCTGAAGCAGTTTTCGGAAATGCCTGAAATTATCGAAGTGCTGAGGCTGACGGGCGAGGATTGCTTCCTGCTCAAGGTTCTCGTGCCGACACCATCGGACCTTGAAACCATCGTCGATTCCATTGCCCGTCATGGCGCGGTGACAACATCGCTGGTGCTGCGAAACGAACCCATAAAGGCGATCGGCCGCGATCTCATTCGCAAGGCGGCCGCCCGCTCAAAGAAATAG
- the nusA gene encoding transcription termination factor NusA: MAVSANRLELLQIADAVAREKVIDREIVLAAMADAIQKAARSRYGTESNIRADINPKTGEIRLQRLLEVVEKAEDYSTQIPLELARDRNPDAALGDFIADPLPPMDFGRIAAQSAKQVIVQKVREAERDRQFDEFKDRVGEIVNGTVKRVEYGNVIVDLGRGEGIIRRDEMIPRENFRYGDRVRAYVYDVRREQRGPQIFLSRTHPQFMVKLFTMEVPEIYDGIIQVKSVARDPGSRAKIAVISNDSSIDPVGACVGMRGSRVQAVVGELQGEKIDIIPWSSEPANFVVNALQPAEVAKVVLDEDAERIEVVVPDEQLSLAIGRRGQNVRLASQLTGWDIDIMTEAEESERRQKEFNERTNLFMDALDVDEMVGQVLASEGFAAVEELAYVDLDEISSIDGFDEDTAQEIQTRAREYLEKLEAEMDEKRKALGVSDELREINGMTAQMMVALGEDGIKTIEDFAGCAADDLVGWSERKNGETKKFEGLFSKLEVSRVEAEQMVVQARLLAGWITEADLAAEAEEASEGEGEAEQEA, from the coding sequence ATGGCAGTCAGTGCGAACCGGCTAGAACTTCTGCAGATCGCAGATGCAGTGGCGCGCGAAAAGGTCATCGACCGCGAGATCGTGCTTGCCGCAATGGCGGATGCGATCCAGAAGGCCGCGCGCTCGCGTTACGGCACGGAATCGAACATCCGCGCCGACATCAACCCGAAGACGGGTGAGATTCGTCTGCAGCGTCTGCTCGAAGTCGTCGAGAAGGCCGAAGATTATTCCACTCAGATCCCGCTGGAACTGGCCCGCGACCGCAACCCGGACGCAGCTCTTGGCGATTTCATCGCCGATCCGCTGCCGCCGATGGATTTCGGCCGCATCGCTGCCCAGTCGGCCAAGCAGGTCATCGTGCAGAAGGTGCGCGAAGCCGAGCGAGACCGCCAGTTCGACGAATTCAAGGACCGTGTCGGCGAAATCGTCAACGGCACCGTCAAGCGCGTCGAATACGGCAACGTCATCGTCGATCTCGGCCGTGGCGAAGGCATCATCCGCCGCGACGAAATGATCCCGCGCGAGAACTTCCGCTACGGCGATCGCGTCCGCGCCTATGTCTACGACGTCCGTCGCGAGCAGCGCGGCCCGCAGATCTTCCTCTCGCGCACGCATCCGCAGTTCATGGTCAAGCTCTTCACCATGGAAGTGCCGGAAATCTACGACGGCATCATCCAGGTGAAGTCGGTTGCCCGCGATCCGGGCTCTCGCGCCAAGATCGCCGTCATCTCGAACGACTCGTCGATCGATCCGGTCGGCGCCTGCGTCGGTATGCGCGGTTCGCGCGTTCAGGCCGTCGTCGGCGAGCTGCAGGGTGAAAAGATCGACATCATTCCCTGGTCCAGCGAGCCGGCGAACTTCGTCGTCAACGCGCTGCAGCCGGCCGAAGTCGCCAAGGTCGTTCTCGACGAAGATGCAGAGCGCATCGAAGTCGTGGTTCCGGACGAGCAGCTTTCGCTTGCCATCGGCCGCCGCGGCCAGAACGTCCGCCTCGCTTCGCAGCTGACCGGCTGGGATATCGACATCATGACGGAAGCCGAGGAATCGGAACGCCGTCAGAAGGAATTCAACGAGCGTACGAACCTGTTCATGGACGCGCTCGACGTCGATGAGATGGTCGGTCAGGTTCTGGCCTCGGAAGGCTTTGCCGCCGTCGAGGAACTGGCTTACGTCGATCTCGACGAAATCTCCTCGATCGATGGTTTCGACGAAGATACGGCGCAGGAAATCCAGACCCGCGCCCGCGAATATCTCGAAAAGCTCGAAGCCGAAATGGACGAGAAGCGCAAGGCGCTCGGCGTCTCCGACGAGCTGCGAGAGATCAACGGCATGACCGCACAGATGATGGTCGCCCTCGGCGAGGACGGCATCAAGACGATCGAGGACTTCGCCGGCTGCGCCGCCGACGATCTCGTCGGCTGGTCCGAGCGCAAGAACGGCGAAACGAAGAAGTTCGAAGGCCTGTTTTCGAAGCTCGAAGTCTCGCGTGTCGAAGCCGAACAGATGGTCGTGCAGGCTCGCCTGCTGGCCGGCTGGATCACCGAAGCCGATCTCGCCGCCGAAGCCGAAGAGGCGTCGGAAGGTGAAGGCGA
- the rimP gene encoding ribosome maturation factor RimP, with protein sequence MSDVTNADNTNEPRLIVETGLDQRVAAIIEPVLVGMGFRLVRVRLLNLNGLTLQVMTERNDGTMTVEDCEEVSMAISPVLDVEDPIDKAYHLEVSSPGIDRPMVRKSDFQRWIGHIVKCETSILVDNRKRFRGKIAAVDNDGFTIERDQVAYGEEPKVTIPFSTLAEAKLILTDDLIRDALRADKLAKAEAANQNEADDQE encoded by the coding sequence TTGTCGGACGTGACAAACGCAGACAATACCAATGAACCCCGGCTGATCGTCGAAACCGGCCTTGATCAGCGCGTCGCCGCGATCATCGAGCCTGTGCTTGTGGGCATGGGCTTCCGCCTGGTGCGCGTGCGCCTCCTCAATCTGAACGGGCTGACGCTGCAGGTCATGACCGAGCGCAACGACGGCACCATGACCGTCGAGGACTGCGAAGAGGTCTCCATGGCCATTTCTCCGGTTCTGGATGTGGAAGATCCGATCGATAAGGCGTATCATCTCGAAGTGTCTTCGCCCGGCATCGACCGCCCGATGGTGCGAAAGTCGGATTTTCAACGCTGGATCGGCCACATCGTCAAGTGCGAAACGTCGATCCTCGTCGATAACCGCAAGCGTTTCCGCGGCAAGATCGCCGCCGTCGACAATGACGGCTTCACGATCGAACGCGACCAGGTCGCCTATGGCGAGGAGCCCAAGGTGACCATTCCGTTCAGCACGCTGGCCGAAGCCAAGCTGATCCTGACGGACGATCTCATCCGCGACGCGCTGCGCGCCGACAAGCTGGCGAAAGCCGAGGCAGCGAACCAGAACGAAGCGGACGACCAGGAATAA
- the recR gene encoding recombination mediator RecR, whose product MAKRVTGPEIEKLIQLLAKVPGLGPRSARRAALHLIKKKDQLLGPLSHAMGDAYDKVKICSRCGNVDTVDPCTVCTDERRDQSVIIVVEDVSDLWALERSGAMNAAYHVLGGVLSPLDGVGPDDLNIRGLIARVSEGGIREIIIAVNATVEGQTTAHYITDQLDGLEVKITRLAHGVPVGGELDYLDEGTLAAALRARTAI is encoded by the coding sequence ATGGCAAAGCGAGTCACCGGCCCCGAAATCGAAAAACTCATCCAGCTTCTGGCAAAGGTGCCGGGCCTTGGGCCGCGCTCGGCGCGCCGCGCGGCGCTGCATCTGATCAAGAAGAAGGACCAGCTGCTCGGGCCGCTCTCCCATGCCATGGGCGATGCCTATGATAAAGTGAAGATCTGCTCGCGCTGCGGCAATGTCGATACCGTCGATCCCTGCACCGTCTGCACCGACGAACGGCGCGACCAATCCGTTATCATCGTGGTCGAGGACGTCTCCGATCTCTGGGCGCTGGAACGATCAGGTGCGATGAACGCCGCCTATCACGTTCTCGGCGGCGTCCTGTCGCCGCTCGATGGCGTCGGACCTGACGATCTCAACATTCGCGGGCTAATCGCGCGCGTCAGCGAAGGCGGCATCCGCGAGATCATCATCGCCGTCAACGCAACGGTCGAAGGGCAAACTACAGCACACTATATAACCGACCAGCTTGATGGCCTCGAGGTCAAGATCACCCGCCTTGCCCATGGCGTGCCCGTTGGCGGCGAGCTCGATTATCTTGACGAAGGCACGCTTGCGGCGGCGCTGAGGGCGCGGACGGCGATTTGA
- a CDS encoding HIT family protein codes for MKEFTLDDRLANDSVSVAIIGLCDVRLMKDSRWPWLVLIPRRPGKSEVFELTPLDRILLTFETDKVASALKTVTSATKINVGALGNIVRQLHVHVIARFEGDANWPGPVWGYGKAEPYSDEDMNSLIAKLRETLSQ; via the coding sequence TTGAAGGAGTTTACGCTCGACGACCGTCTGGCGAATGACAGCGTTTCCGTCGCCATCATCGGCCTGTGCGACGTCAGGCTGATGAAGGATAGCCGCTGGCCGTGGCTGGTGCTGATCCCCCGCAGGCCCGGCAAATCGGAGGTTTTCGAGCTGACCCCGCTCGACCGGATCCTGCTGACCTTCGAAACGGATAAGGTCGCAAGCGCCCTGAAGACGGTGACGAGTGCGACAAAAATCAATGTCGGGGCACTTGGAAATATCGTCCGTCAGCTGCATGTTCATGTCATCGCGCGGTTCGAAGGTGACGCCAACTGGCCGGGCCCCGTCTGGGGCTACGGCAAGGCGGAACCCTATTCGGACGAAGACATGAACAGCCTCATAGCTAAGTTGCGGGAAACGCTTTCACAATGA
- a CDS encoding DNA polymerase III subunit gamma/tau, with amino-acid sequence MSDTERQAKDAASTGTGYRVLARKYRPKDFTDLMVGQEPMVRTLTNAFETGRIAQAYMLTGVRGVGKTTTARILARALNYKTADIDRPTIDLREPGDHCQAIMEGRHVDVIEMDAASHTGIDDIREIIEQVRYRPVSARYKVYIIDEVHMLSTAAFNGLLKTLEEPPEHVKFIFATTEIRKVPITVLSRCQRFDLRRISASDLVGLFTTIAGKEGIEAEPEALAMIARAAEGSARDGLSLLDQAIAHGSGFVAADAVRAMLGLADRARIVDLFGHVVKGDVSAALAEFNSQYEAGANPVVVLTDLADFTHLVTRLKYVPDAADDPSLSEVERTKAAEFAQGVAVTALSRIWQMLLKGIAETENASRTAGAAEMVLIRLAHAAHLPAPEDAARRLAEFSDGNGGSRPSPSPSGGNGGGAVSYQGSAMARAVETPAPRPTPSAPVAMLRSVPNTQPDPQPVGRIEPKPAEAPKPLVPVNSMADIAELASQKRDPKLKALVRTFVRPVKLEPGRLDVSLAPGAPGTLLNELAVKLKEWTGIHWIVSLSREEGQPTLVEAEANAQKQRVADARQDPDVAAILAQFPGAKIIDVRVRAPEAEDEEETAAPPAVAESIDGDILPGDDIEF; translated from the coding sequence ATGAGCGACACCGAGCGACAAGCAAAAGATGCCGCCTCGACCGGCACCGGTTACCGGGTGCTGGCCCGCAAATACAGACCCAAGGACTTCACGGACCTGATGGTCGGCCAGGAGCCGATGGTTCGAACGCTGACCAACGCCTTCGAGACCGGCCGTATCGCCCAGGCCTATATGCTGACCGGCGTGCGCGGGGTCGGCAAGACCACGACCGCCCGCATTCTTGCCCGCGCGCTCAATTACAAGACGGCTGACATCGATCGGCCCACCATCGACCTGCGCGAGCCCGGCGATCATTGCCAGGCGATCATGGAAGGCCGGCATGTCGACGTCATCGAGATGGACGCCGCCTCCCATACCGGTATCGACGATATCCGGGAAATCATCGAGCAGGTACGCTACCGGCCGGTCTCGGCCCGCTACAAGGTCTATATCATCGACGAAGTGCACATGCTGTCGACGGCCGCCTTCAACGGGCTCTTGAAGACGCTCGAAGAGCCGCCCGAGCATGTGAAGTTCATTTTCGCCACCACCGAAATCCGCAAGGTGCCGATCACGGTGCTGTCGCGCTGCCAGCGATTCGACCTGCGCCGCATCAGCGCCTCCGATCTCGTCGGGCTCTTCACCACCATTGCCGGCAAGGAAGGTATCGAGGCCGAGCCGGAAGCGCTCGCCATGATCGCCCGCGCCGCCGAAGGTTCGGCGCGCGACGGCCTGTCGCTGCTCGATCAAGCGATCGCCCATGGCAGCGGCTTCGTTGCCGCGGATGCCGTGCGCGCCATGCTCGGGCTTGCCGACCGCGCCCGCATCGTCGATCTCTTCGGCCATGTCGTCAAAGGCGATGTCTCGGCAGCCCTTGCCGAATTCAACAGCCAGTACGAGGCCGGCGCCAATCCTGTCGTCGTGCTGACCGACCTTGCCGATTTCACCCATCTCGTGACCCGCCTCAAATATGTGCCCGATGCCGCCGACGATCCGTCGCTCAGCGAAGTCGAGCGCACGAAAGCGGCGGAATTCGCACAAGGCGTCGCGGTAACCGCACTTTCCCGCATCTGGCAGATGCTGCTCAAGGGCATTGCCGAGACGGAGAATGCCTCGCGCACCGCCGGCGCTGCGGAAATGGTGCTGATCCGGCTCGCGCATGCGGCTCATCTGCCGGCACCGGAGGATGCGGCGCGCAGGCTGGCCGAATTTTCTGATGGGAATGGCGGCTCCCGCCCCTCGCCGTCTCCGAGCGGCGGCAATGGGGGCGGAGCAGTGTCCTATCAGGGCAGCGCCATGGCCCGCGCGGTCGAAACGCCGGCGCCAAGACCTACGCCTTCCGCACCGGTCGCCATGCTGCGCTCCGTGCCGAATACGCAGCCGGATCCGCAACCCGTCGGCCGCATCGAACCGAAACCCGCGGAAGCGCCGAAGCCGCTCGTGCCTGTTAATTCGATGGCCGATATCGCCGAACTCGCCAGCCAGAAGCGCGATCCGAAGCTGAAGGCGCTGGTGCGGACCTTCGTGCGCCCGGTCAAGCTGGAGCCGGGAAGGCTCGATGTCAGCCTGGCCCCCGGCGCGCCCGGCACGCTGCTGAACGAGCTCGCCGTCAAGCTGAAGGAATGGACAGGCATCCACTGGATCGTCAGCCTCAGCCGCGAGGAAGGGCAGCCGACGTTGGTCGAGGCCGAGGCGAATGCCCAGAAGCAGCGTGTCGCAGATGCACGCCAGGACCCGGATGTCGCTGCGATCCTGGCGCAGTTTCCCGGTGCAAAGATTATCGACGTGCGGGTGCGTGCCCCTGAGGCGGAAGACGAAGAGGAGACTGCTGCTCCTCCGGCTGTCGCCGAATCCATCGATGGCGATATTCTGCCGGGCGACGACATAGAATTCTAA
- a CDS encoding LysE family translocator produces the protein MSLSTLLVFAGALFIAAGSPGPNIAALVARVLTKGARNVLPFLSGMWLGEAIWLTCAVAGLATIAEAFHLAFVVIKWLGVAYLLYLAWKMWFASSDTAGEELPDEQSATRLFLAGFTVTMGNPKIMVFYVALLPSIIDLHGVTISGWAELVATMFAVLVVIDLSWAMLAAKARTFLRSRRAVRIANRASAGTMAGAAVAIAMR, from the coding sequence ATGAGCCTATCGACGCTGCTTGTTTTTGCCGGTGCCTTGTTCATTGCGGCGGGATCGCCGGGACCGAACATCGCGGCACTCGTGGCGCGCGTGCTGACGAAGGGCGCGCGCAACGTACTGCCGTTCCTGTCCGGCATGTGGCTCGGCGAGGCGATCTGGCTCACCTGCGCCGTTGCCGGCCTTGCGACCATTGCCGAAGCCTTCCATTTGGCCTTCGTTGTCATCAAGTGGCTCGGTGTCGCCTACCTGCTCTATCTCGCCTGGAAAATGTGGTTTGCTTCCTCCGATACGGCGGGAGAGGAACTACCGGACGAGCAATCGGCAACGCGCCTCTTCCTCGCAGGCTTCACGGTTACCATGGGCAATCCAAAGATTATGGTATTTTACGTGGCGCTGCTGCCCTCGATCATCGATCTGCATGGCGTGACGATTTCGGGCTGGGCCGAGCTGGTTGCGACGATGTTTGCGGTGCTTGTCGTCATCGACCTCTCCTGGGCGATGCTGGCGGCCAAAGCCAGAACTTTCCTTAGGAGTCGCCGAGCTGTGCGTATCGCCAACAGGGCCAGCGCCGGCACCATGGCAGGCGCGGCCGTTGCGATTGCCATGCGGTGA
- a CDS encoding RBBP9/YdeN family alpha/beta hydrolase → MSDIITLPGLGGSGENHWQTLWERDDPTMRRFQPSSWDRPILSDWITALEREISRSKTPPILIAHSLACQLIAHWALLKKTAILGAFMVAAPDPTGEIYLAEAGSFANPPKRRLPFPSLLVASTDDPFGSFDHARRSAESWGSAFVDVGPRGHINAASGLGNWPEGKAIFERFRGQLG, encoded by the coding sequence ATGAGCGACATCATCACGCTGCCGGGGCTGGGCGGCTCGGGCGAAAATCATTGGCAGACATTATGGGAACGGGACGATCCGACCATGCGACGCTTCCAGCCGTCGAGCTGGGACAGACCGATACTTTCGGATTGGATTACCGCGCTCGAGCGCGAAATCTCCCGCTCCAAAACGCCGCCGATCCTGATCGCGCACAGCCTTGCCTGCCAGCTGATCGCCCATTGGGCGCTACTCAAGAAGACGGCGATCCTTGGCGCGTTCATGGTGGCCGCGCCCGATCCCACGGGAGAAATCTATCTTGCCGAGGCCGGCAGTTTTGCCAATCCGCCGAAGCGGCGCCTGCCCTTTCCATCCCTGCTCGTCGCCAGCACCGACGATCCTTTTGGCTCCTTCGACCATGCGCGTCGCAGCGCCGAAAGCTGGGGCAGCGCCTTCGTCGATGTCGGGCCACGCGGGCATATCAATGCGGCATCGGGACTAGGGAATTGGCCTGAGGGAAAGGCAATCTTCGAGCGCTTTCGTGGCCAGCTTGGCTAA
- a CDS encoding YbaB/EbfC family nucleoid-associated protein has product MRDIMGMMGKVKEMQAKMEKMQSEIADIRVEGKAGGGLVTVTVNGKGLMVGLKIDPSLFKEDDVEILEDLIVAANKDAQEKAEAIAAEKTRELTAGLPIPPGFKLPF; this is encoded by the coding sequence ATGCGCGACATCATGGGCATGATGGGCAAAGTGAAGGAAATGCAGGCGAAGATGGAGAAGATGCAGTCGGAGATTGCCGACATCCGCGTCGAAGGCAAGGCCGGCGGCGGCCTCGTCACCGTCACCGTCAACGGCAAGGGCCTCATGGTCGGCCTCAAGATCGATCCCTCGCTCTTCAAGGAAGACGATGTCGAGATCCTCGAAGACCTGATCGTCGCCGCCAATAAAGATGCTCAGGAAAAGGCCGAGGCGATCGCCGCTGAAAAGACGCGCGAACTGACCGCAGGCCTGCCGATCCCACCGGGCTTCAAGCTGCCGTTCTGA
- a CDS encoding MOSC domain-containing protein, whose translation MKILAVCCGAPETLPGKKAKTGINKHAVSGAVMIDELGLLGDAICNRKHHGGRDQAVYVEGSLTLDWWASELGRLLNPGAFGENLVIEGLDNCKIAVGDQFIAGDLVMEVTSARIPCSTFAAKMGDPQFVKRYIRAGRPGIYCRVLASGTVSADMPVTYLPYAGERVTMPEMMATFGRRLSPEDRARYLAAPIHHKLRALIESDAAV comes from the coding sequence ATGAAAATTCTGGCCGTTTGCTGTGGTGCTCCGGAAACGCTGCCGGGCAAGAAGGCGAAGACCGGGATCAACAAGCACGCGGTCAGCGGTGCCGTCATGATCGACGAGCTGGGGCTGCTCGGCGATGCCATCTGCAATCGCAAGCATCACGGCGGCCGTGATCAGGCCGTCTATGTCGAGGGCTCGCTGACTCTGGACTGGTGGGCAAGCGAGCTTGGGCGATTGCTGAACCCCGGAGCCTTTGGCGAAAACCTCGTCATCGAAGGCCTGGACAATTGCAAGATCGCTGTCGGCGATCAATTCATAGCTGGCGATCTTGTTATGGAAGTGACCTCGGCCCGCATTCCCTGCTCCACCTTCGCGGCCAAGATGGGCGATCCGCAATTCGTCAAGCGATACATCCGGGCGGGGCGGCCCGGCATCTATTGCCGCGTTCTTGCGAGCGGCACGGTGAGCGCTGATATGCCGGTCACCTACCTGCCCTATGCCGGAGAGAGGGTAACCATGCCGGAAATGATGGCGACATTCGGCAGGCGATTATCGCCGGAGGATCGGGCGCGCTATCTGGCGGCGCCCATCCATCACAAGCTGCGTGCGCTCATCGAAAGCGACGCAGCAGTCTGA
- a CDS encoding lytic murein transglycosylase encodes MRRVHTPICHFVTSPPQGGRLVARGAVFAKQFDDPIAETSDLRYGAKPAANNLPPCGKDVPKGTEGGISRHVLRLLILLFALLPLPALAVSKTDVEAQFQAWIQKDLWPEARKTGISEKTFQAAFAGVTLNWDLPDLEPPGFPKPKQQAQSQAEFSSPAPYFNEGRLQKLAATGRSFASQYGPVLRRIEKTYGVPGPILLAIWGRETGFGAAKLPNSAIQVLATKAFMSTRKDMFRNELIAGLSILEHGDVTPDQFKGSWAGALGQPQFMPTNYLKYAVDFDGDGHRNIWTSVPDTLASIANYMVEKGWQRGRGWGYEVTIPQNVSCAQEGPDLAKPISQWASLGIKPVSGKALPADEMRASGMMLVPAGRDGPEFIVTPNFYVIKEYNNSDLYGLYIGNLADRIANGSGAFQEKWGDVGKMLRSDVANMQKVLEHKGYDVGGTDGLPGYKTRRSIGQWQEKSGMKPTCYPDSSMLGVLK; translated from the coding sequence ATGAGGAGAGTGCATACCCCCATCTGTCACTTCGTGACATCTCCCCCACAAGGGGGGAGATTGGTCGCCCGTGGCGCCGTCTTCGCCAAACAATTTGACGATCCAATCGCAGAAACTTCAGACCTTCGGTATGGCGCGAAGCCCGCCGCCAACAATCTCCCCCCTTGTGGGAAAGATGTCCCGAAAGGGACAGAGGGGGGTATCTCGCGGCACGTTCTGCGGTTGCTCATCCTCCTCTTCGCCCTCCTCCCCCTCCCCGCGCTCGCCGTCTCGAAAACCGATGTCGAAGCGCAGTTCCAGGCCTGGATCCAGAAGGATCTCTGGCCGGAGGCGCGAAAGACCGGAATTTCGGAGAAGACCTTCCAGGCTGCCTTTGCCGGCGTGACGTTGAACTGGGATCTGCCTGATCTCGAACCGCCGGGCTTCCCGAAGCCGAAGCAACAGGCGCAGAGCCAGGCCGAATTCTCCTCTCCCGCCCCCTACTTCAATGAGGGACGGCTGCAGAAATTGGCCGCAACGGGGCGAAGCTTCGCCTCGCAATACGGGCCGGTGCTGCGGCGGATCGAAAAGACCTATGGCGTTCCGGGGCCGATCCTGCTTGCCATCTGGGGCCGCGAAACCGGCTTCGGCGCCGCCAAACTGCCGAATTCCGCAATTCAGGTCCTGGCGACGAAGGCTTTCATGTCGACGCGCAAGGATATGTTCCGCAATGAGCTAATCGCTGGCCTGAGCATTCTCGAGCATGGCGACGTCACGCCCGATCAGTTCAAGGGCTCCTGGGCCGGCGCGCTCGGCCAGCCGCAATTTATGCCGACCAACTATCTGAAATATGCCGTCGATTTCGATGGCGACGGCCACCGCAACATCTGGACTTCGGTGCCGGACACCCTGGCATCCATAGCCAACTACATGGTTGAGAAGGGTTGGCAGCGCGGTCGTGGCTGGGGATACGAAGTGACCATTCCGCAGAACGTGTCCTGTGCGCAGGAGGGGCCTGATCTCGCCAAGCCGATCTCGCAATGGGCCTCGCTCGGGATCAAACCGGTTTCCGGCAAGGCCCTCCCGGCGGACGAAATGCGCGCCAGCGGCATGATGCTGGTGCCGGCGGGCCGCGACGGGCCGGAATTCATCGTCACGCCGAATTTCTACGTCATCAAGGAATACAACAATTCCGATCTCTACGGCCTCTATATCGGCAATCTCGCCGACCGCATTGCCAATGGCAGCGGCGCCTTCCAGGAAAAATGGGGCGATGTCGGCAAGATGCTGCGCTCTGACGTCGCTAATATGCAGAAGGTTCTGGAGCACAAAGGCTACGATGTCGGCGGCACCGACGGCCTGCCGGGCTACAAGACCAGGCGCTCGATCGGCCAGTGGCAGGAAAAGAGCGGCATGAAGCCCACCTGCTATCCCGACAGCTCGATGCTGGGTGTGCTGAAATAG
- the nudC gene encoding NAD(+) diphosphatase yields MSHSIFSSDAPHPEASSLTAFAENQLNRDAEHRDEESIKQALAKEGTHILAFAQDRLVLKHDGQVLDPLFARYELKDLDPNWDEAVLLGYRKTGEPRLAVPVRVNPDELAGQYKPADMRALWRDLLLEGEILGEAAQGMSLIRWNSDNRFCGRCGSVMESRIGGYKRVCTACEHMIFPRTDPVVIMLTIDEERNRCLLGRSHHFAPGMYSCLAGFVEPGETIENAVRRETHEESGIQIGRVRYHASQPWPMPHSLMIGCYAEAKSTEIHMDEAELEDCRWFTPEETVAMLDRVSASGNTSPPKGAIAHRLMRDWVEWKR; encoded by the coding sequence ATGAGCCATTCCATCTTTTCCTCGGATGCGCCGCATCCGGAAGCCAGCAGTCTCACCGCCTTTGCGGAAAACCAGCTCAACCGGGATGCCGAGCATCGCGACGAGGAATCGATCAAGCAGGCGCTCGCCAAGGAAGGCACGCACATCCTGGCCTTCGCTCAGGACCGGCTTGTCCTGAAGCATGACGGGCAGGTGCTGGATCCTCTTTTTGCCCGCTACGAGTTGAAGGATCTCGATCCGAATTGGGATGAGGCCGTTCTCCTCGGCTACCGCAAGACCGGTGAGCCCCGGCTTGCCGTGCCCGTGCGCGTCAATCCAGACGAGCTTGCCGGCCAGTACAAGCCGGCTGACATGCGCGCGCTCTGGCGCGATCTTCTGCTCGAAGGCGAAATCCTCGGCGAAGCCGCACAGGGCATGAGCCTCATCCGCTGGAATAGCGACAATCGCTTCTGCGGCCGCTGCGGCTCGGTCATGGAAAGCCGCATCGGTGGCTACAAGCGCGTCTGCACGGCCTGTGAACATATGATCTTCCCGCGCACCGATCCGGTCGTCATCATGCTCACGATCGACGAGGAACGGAATCGCTGCTTGCTTGGCCGCAGCCATCACTTCGCACCAGGCATGTATTCCTGTCTCGCCGGTTTCGTCGAGCCGGGCGAAACCATCGAGAATGCGGTGCGCCGCGAGACGCATGAGGAATCCGGTATTCAGATCGGCCGTGTGCGCTATCATGCTTCCCAGCCCTGGCCGATGCCGCATTCCCTCATGATCGGCTGCTACGCCGAGGCGAAGTCCACGGAAATCCACATGGACGAAGCCGAGCTCGAGGATTGCCGCTGGTTCACTCCGGAAGAGACGGTCGCCATGCTCGACCGCGTTTCGGCCTCCGGCAACACATCTCCACCCAAGGGCGCCATCGCCCATCGCCTGATGCGCGATTGGGTGGAATGGAAACGCTAG